From Anopheles darlingi chromosome 2, idAnoDarlMG_H_01, whole genome shotgun sequence, the proteins below share one genomic window:
- the LOC125952872 gene encoding uncharacterized protein LOC125952872 — MASSDTGGVKPMSITGRMVRERERLLGMSPEERAWRAQWLKDQQLSPNEPRYVPEYWKERYNPIRRLYRAPLDLVQKALTPVIGLEWAHAIRFWTGKVAITGFAILATAYYFKYNQNDWTRKGGWRVIRSREAVVPGDPGYPNFPKRDSPSDYAARGFKQSPI; from the exons ATGGCCTCATCCGATACCGGGGGCGTCAAGCCCATGTCCATCACGGGCCGGATGGTCCGTGAGCGGGAGCGGCTGCTCGGCATGAGCCCGGAAGAGCGGGCCTGGAGAGCGCAGTGGCTGAAGGATCAGCAGTTATCGCCGAACGAGCCGAGATACGTTCCGGAATACTGGAAAGAACGATACAATCCGATCCGCCGTTTATATCGGGCTCCACTGGATCTGGTCCAGAAAGCCCTTACCCCAGTAATC GGACTGGAGTGGGCCCACGCTATCCGGTTCTGGACCGGTAAGGTAGCAATCACCGGTTTCGCTATCCTGGCGACCGCGTACTACTTCAAATACAACCAGAAC GACTGGACTCGCAAGGGAGGCTGGCGAGTGATCCGTTCGCGCGAAGCGGTCGTTCCCGGAGATCCAGGATACCCGAACTTCCCGAAGCGCGACTCTCCTTCAGATTACGCTGCCAGAGGATTCAAGCAGTCACCGATCTAG
- the LOC125959836 gene encoding developmental protein eyes absent isoform X1 gives MVTLMPCSYISTPRISIIDKMIEIEPKGKRSRTEGPDTTERSRIIYNNLSDPLVTGATIPPTLDGIGGSASLALAGGINPFHYPTASPVGSSSSNNNSSGNHGGGGTGTPLVPTAHSLFNHSPGGGGPVTNSYRGLSGTSSALSNGLGLSSYNPAPAGTVSSSNSGLLTASPGALGSRLSSSSSSGSSSATITSGSSGSGVGSGASTSSSLVDGLTALGTTSGGTAGGGGTSATLGSSVELSGMSHWLSDGTVKSELRSPGLDASLVAASAANNALPLGATSAHLDGSTSLFCTNPSSAAAAAAAAAAAAAAAAAATGTTTLDALQSASAASATANVYDHKSDYYNYYNSMQQYTPAFYSSAYGAASAYGAGRSSTKIPSPNTYLTSPYAAVAATASNNNSAQLYSSYGYNSSFGQFGTGQQDGYSYYNDQYSPYYANTASYSPYVSSPGSSGSQAGFHMAAGLSADSPSEAHATTPNMLAHSHSPQSPISISPTALGGAGGGGVVGGGPGIGNAASKSTPTGKSGRARGRRHAHPSPTRSSTSEPGGISEKAPERIFVWDLDETIIIFHSLLTGSYAGRYNKNRDHQVQLGYRMEEMIFNMADAYFFFNDLEECDQIHIDDVASDDNGQDLSNYNFSADGFHNATPQAGAPPNVCLPNGVRGGVDWMRKLAFRYRKIKDTYNTYRNNVGGLLGPQKRDHWLQVRSDIEMETDSWHSLTLKCLNMIAQRENCVNVLVTTTQLVPALAKILLYGLGQVFPVENVYSANKIGKEQCFERIVTRFGRKSTYVVVGDGQDEENAAKNLNFPFWRISSHSDIRSLHTALEMGFL, from the exons CATCATCTACAACAATCTGTCGGATCCACTGGTAACCGGAGCGACGATACCACCGACCCTGGATGGTATTGGCGGTAGCGCTTCGTTAGCACTCGCTGGCGGCATTAATCCCTTCCACTATCCAACGGCATCACcggtaggcagcagcagcagcaacaacaacagcagcggcaaccacggcggcggcggcactggCACACCTCTTGTACCGACGGCACACTCCCTGTTCAACCAttcgcccggtggtggtggtcctgttACAAATTCCTACCGTGGTCTAAGCGGCACTTCCAGTGCGCTATCGAACGGTCTCGGTCTTTCGTCCTACaatccggcaccggcaggGACCGTCAGTTCGTCGAATAGTGGCCTGTTGACGGCCAGTCCTGGAGCGCTAGGAAGCCGATtgagtagtagcagtagtagcggtagcTCCTCAGCGACGATCACATCCGGATCGTCCGGATCGGGCGTTGGATCGGGTGcctctaccagcagcagtctggTGGATGGACTGACGGCGCTCGGGACCACTAGTGGCggcaccgccggtggtggtggtacctcGGCCACGCTGGGGTCCTCGGTGGAACTGTCGGGAATGTCGCACTGGTTGAGCGACGGAACGGTCAAATCGGAACTGCGCAGCCCGGGATTGGACGCCAGTCTAGTAGCGGCATCGGCCGCCAACAACGCGCTACCACTCGGCGCCACATCCGCCCATCTCGACGGCTCGACGAGCCTCTTCTGTACCAACCCATCGTCAgcggcggcagctgcagcagccgcagcagcagcagcggcagcggcggccgcagcaACCGGCACTACCACACTGGACGCACTACAGAGCGCTAGTGCCGCGTCGGCCACGGCAAACGTGTACGATCACAAATCcgactactacaactactacaaCAGTATGCAGCAGTACACGCCGGCCTTCTACTCGTCCGCGTACGGGGCCGCATCGGCTTACGGAGCGGGCCGATCGTCCACCAAGATACCGTCACCGAACACATATCTAACGTCGCCGTATGCGGcggtggccgccaccgccagtaACAACAACTCCGCACAACTCTACTCCTCGTACGGTTACAATTCGTCCTTTGGCCAGTTCGGTACGGGGCAACAGGATGGCTATAGCTACTACAACGATCAGTACAGTCCGTACTACGCCAACACGGCCAGCTACTCACCGTACGTTAGTTCACCCGGGTCGAGCGGAAGTCAGGCTGGGTTCCATATGGCCGCCGGTTTGTCCGCCGATAGTCCATCGGAAGCGCACGCAACGACACCGAATatgctcgctcactcgcactCACCGCAATCACCCATCTCCATCTCACCGACGGCACTCGGTggggcgggtggtggtggtgtcgtaGGTGGTGGCCCTGGTATAGGGAATGCCGCTAGCAAGAGCACCCCGACCGGTAAATCTGGGCGGGCACGAGGGCGACGCCATGCACATCCTAGTCCGACACGCAGCTCTACGAGCGAACCGGGCGGTATTAGCGAGAAGGCCCCGGAACGCATCTTCGTGTGGGATCTGGACGAgacgatcatcatcttccacTCGCTGCTAACCGGATCTTACGCGGGACGATACAACAAG aACCGTGATCACCAGGTACAGCTGGGCTACCGGATGGAGGAGATGATCTTCAACATGGCCGACGCgtacttcttcttcaacgACCTCGAGGAGTGCGACCAGATACATATCGACGATGTGGCCTCCGATGACAATGGGCAGGATCTCAGCAATTACAACTTTTCCGCCGACGGTTTCCACAACGCCACACCGCAAG CAGGAGCTCCACCTAATGTTTGCCTTCCTAAtggtgtgcgcggtggcgtCGATTGGATGCGAAAGCTGGCGTTTCGCTATCGGAAAATTAAGGACACATACAACACCTACCGGAACAA TGTCGGTGGACTGCTCGGACCTCAGAAGCGTGACCACTGGCTCCAGGTGCGGTCGGACATCGAGATGGAGACGGACAGCTGGCATAGTCTAACGCTCAAGTGTTTGAACATGATCGCACAACGAGAAAACTGCGTCAATGtgctggtgacgacgacgcagctCGTACCGGCGTTGGCCAAGATCCTGCTCTACGGTCTCGGTCAAGTGTTCCCGGTGGAGAACGTGTACAGTGCAAACAAGATCG GCAAGGAGCAGTGCTTCGAGCGGATCGTGACGAGGTTCGGACGCAAGAGCACCTACGTAGTCGTTGGCGATGGTCAGGATGAGGAGAATGCAGCCAAAAATCTAAACTTCCCGTTCTGGCGAATATCGAGCCACAGCGATATCCGGTCGCTGCACACGGCACTCGAGATGGGTTTCTTATGA
- the LOC125959836 gene encoding developmental protein eyes absent isoform X2 — MVTLMPCSYISTPRISIIDKMIEIEPKGKRSRTEGPDTTERSRIIYNNLSDPLVTGATIPPTLDGIGGSASLALAGGINPFHYPTASPVGSSSSNNNSSGNHGGGGTGTPLVPTAHSLFNHSPGGGGPVTNSYRGLSGTSSALSNGLGLSSYNPAPAGTVSSSNSGLLTASPGALGSRLSSSSSSGSSSATITSGSSGSGVGSGASTSSSLVDGLTALGTTSGGTAGGGGTSATLGSSVELSGMSHWLSDGTVKSELRSPGLDASLVAASAANNALPLGATSAHLDGSTSLFCTNPSSAAAAAAAAAAAAAAAAAATGTTTLDALQSASAASATANVYDHKSDYYNYYNSMQQYTPAFYSSAYGAASAYGAGRSSTKIPSPNTYLTSPYAAVAATASNNNSAQLYSSYGYNSSFGQFGTGQQDGYSYYNDQYSPYYANTASYSPYVSSPGSSGSQAGFHMAAGLSADSPSEAHATTPNMLAHSHSPQSPISISPTALGGAGGGGVVGGGPGIGNAASKSTPTGKSGRARGRRHAHPSPTRSSTSEPGGISEKAPERIFVWDLDETIIIFHSLLTGSYAGRYNKNRDHQVQLGYRMEEMIFNMADAYFFFNDLEECDQIHIDDVASDDNGQDLSNYNFSADGFHNATPQGAPPNVCLPNGVRGGVDWMRKLAFRYRKIKDTYNTYRNNVGGLLGPQKRDHWLQVRSDIEMETDSWHSLTLKCLNMIAQRENCVNVLVTTTQLVPALAKILLYGLGQVFPVENVYSANKIGKEQCFERIVTRFGRKSTYVVVGDGQDEENAAKNLNFPFWRISSHSDIRSLHTALEMGFL, encoded by the exons CATCATCTACAACAATCTGTCGGATCCACTGGTAACCGGAGCGACGATACCACCGACCCTGGATGGTATTGGCGGTAGCGCTTCGTTAGCACTCGCTGGCGGCATTAATCCCTTCCACTATCCAACGGCATCACcggtaggcagcagcagcagcaacaacaacagcagcggcaaccacggcggcggcggcactggCACACCTCTTGTACCGACGGCACACTCCCTGTTCAACCAttcgcccggtggtggtggtcctgttACAAATTCCTACCGTGGTCTAAGCGGCACTTCCAGTGCGCTATCGAACGGTCTCGGTCTTTCGTCCTACaatccggcaccggcaggGACCGTCAGTTCGTCGAATAGTGGCCTGTTGACGGCCAGTCCTGGAGCGCTAGGAAGCCGATtgagtagtagcagtagtagcggtagcTCCTCAGCGACGATCACATCCGGATCGTCCGGATCGGGCGTTGGATCGGGTGcctctaccagcagcagtctggTGGATGGACTGACGGCGCTCGGGACCACTAGTGGCggcaccgccggtggtggtggtacctcGGCCACGCTGGGGTCCTCGGTGGAACTGTCGGGAATGTCGCACTGGTTGAGCGACGGAACGGTCAAATCGGAACTGCGCAGCCCGGGATTGGACGCCAGTCTAGTAGCGGCATCGGCCGCCAACAACGCGCTACCACTCGGCGCCACATCCGCCCATCTCGACGGCTCGACGAGCCTCTTCTGTACCAACCCATCGTCAgcggcggcagctgcagcagccgcagcagcagcagcggcagcggcggccgcagcaACCGGCACTACCACACTGGACGCACTACAGAGCGCTAGTGCCGCGTCGGCCACGGCAAACGTGTACGATCACAAATCcgactactacaactactacaaCAGTATGCAGCAGTACACGCCGGCCTTCTACTCGTCCGCGTACGGGGCCGCATCGGCTTACGGAGCGGGCCGATCGTCCACCAAGATACCGTCACCGAACACATATCTAACGTCGCCGTATGCGGcggtggccgccaccgccagtaACAACAACTCCGCACAACTCTACTCCTCGTACGGTTACAATTCGTCCTTTGGCCAGTTCGGTACGGGGCAACAGGATGGCTATAGCTACTACAACGATCAGTACAGTCCGTACTACGCCAACACGGCCAGCTACTCACCGTACGTTAGTTCACCCGGGTCGAGCGGAAGTCAGGCTGGGTTCCATATGGCCGCCGGTTTGTCCGCCGATAGTCCATCGGAAGCGCACGCAACGACACCGAATatgctcgctcactcgcactCACCGCAATCACCCATCTCCATCTCACCGACGGCACTCGGTggggcgggtggtggtggtgtcgtaGGTGGTGGCCCTGGTATAGGGAATGCCGCTAGCAAGAGCACCCCGACCGGTAAATCTGGGCGGGCACGAGGGCGACGCCATGCACATCCTAGTCCGACACGCAGCTCTACGAGCGAACCGGGCGGTATTAGCGAGAAGGCCCCGGAACGCATCTTCGTGTGGGATCTGGACGAgacgatcatcatcttccacTCGCTGCTAACCGGATCTTACGCGGGACGATACAACAAG aACCGTGATCACCAGGTACAGCTGGGCTACCGGATGGAGGAGATGATCTTCAACATGGCCGACGCgtacttcttcttcaacgACCTCGAGGAGTGCGACCAGATACATATCGACGATGTGGCCTCCGATGACAATGGGCAGGATCTCAGCAATTACAACTTTTCCGCCGACGGTTTCCACAACGCCACACCGCAAG GAGCTCCACCTAATGTTTGCCTTCCTAAtggtgtgcgcggtggcgtCGATTGGATGCGAAAGCTGGCGTTTCGCTATCGGAAAATTAAGGACACATACAACACCTACCGGAACAA TGTCGGTGGACTGCTCGGACCTCAGAAGCGTGACCACTGGCTCCAGGTGCGGTCGGACATCGAGATGGAGACGGACAGCTGGCATAGTCTAACGCTCAAGTGTTTGAACATGATCGCACAACGAGAAAACTGCGTCAATGtgctggtgacgacgacgcagctCGTACCGGCGTTGGCCAAGATCCTGCTCTACGGTCTCGGTCAAGTGTTCCCGGTGGAGAACGTGTACAGTGCAAACAAGATCG GCAAGGAGCAGTGCTTCGAGCGGATCGTGACGAGGTTCGGACGCAAGAGCACCTACGTAGTCGTTGGCGATGGTCAGGATGAGGAGAATGCAGCCAAAAATCTAAACTTCCCGTTCTGGCGAATATCGAGCCACAGCGATATCCGGTCGCTGCACACGGCACTCGAGATGGGTTTCTTATGA